The genomic stretch CAGGCTTCGGCAAGGTGTTCAGCACCTTCTTTACCAAGAAAAACATTGGGATTTCTCTTGCCTTTGTACTTTTATACAGACTGGGCGAATCCCAGTTGGTAAAAATGGCATCACCCTTTTTGCTGGAAGACAGACAAACAGGAGGACTGGGATTAAGCACATCAGAAGTGGGGTTTCTGTATGGCACCATAGGCGTGATCGCTTTGCTTCTCGGAGGGATCCTGGGCGGGATAGCTATTTCACGACAGGGTTTAGGCAAATGGATGATCCCCATGGCACTCTCACTAAATCTTCCGAATCTGCTATATATAGGTTTGGCGCATTTCCAGCCGAACAACATTTTCTTCGCAGGCACCGTGGTTGTGATCGAGCAATTTGGTTACGGTTTTGGATTTGCAGCATACATGATCTTTCTGATATACTTGGCCGAAGGACTGTTCAAAACCTCGCATTATGCGCTTGCAACAGGTTTTATGGCCATGGGCATGATGTTGCCAGGAATGGCTTCTGGCTATATACAGGAATGGCTGGGCTATACAGGTTTCTTTATATGGGTAGGAGTAGCTATGATCCCCGCCTTGGCTATTGCTGCCAGTGTGAAGTATCCGAGGGAGTTTGGGAAGAAAATAGAGTGATTTACGAAATACGATTTACGAGATTTAATGGCACCTCCATCTCAAATTTCACTTTCCAACAATCTGCAAATCTTCCAATTTTACAATCTTTCAATCTCCCAATGAATTCAATCCAAAAAATCGCCCAATGCTTCTCCCCTGCTGCGTTTATCCATGACACTGAGGAAAACTATCAAGCAATAGAAAAAATGATTCTTGAGCAGGAAATCGGTGGATTGACTTTTTTTCATAGCCGACATTCTGCAGCTGCAAATTTTGAAAAAAGAGCAGAGGTACTGGATGTGAGTGAAACATTGGAAAAGATGATAGGATTGATCAATCGTTATCAGGCTATTTCAAAAACACCTTTGCTAATCAGCATAGACGGGGAATATGGCTTGGCTATGCGGATAGAAAAAACACCCCACTATCCTTTCGCTATTAGCCTGGGAGCTATGAAGGAAAATGTTGTCGATCTGATCGAGGAGACTGGATATAAAATGGGCGTGGATATGAAAGCTGCCGGAATCCATCTGAACTTGGCTCCATGCTGCGATGTCAACACCAATCCAAACAACCCTGTGATCGGATACAGATCCTTCGGTACTGATCCTTTAAAAGTTGCTGAATACGCTATGGGAATGTATCAGGGGATGAAAAAAGCAGGGATAGGAGCTTGTCTAAAGCATTTTCCCGGTCATGGCGACACTCAGACAGATTCCCACCTAGGGCTTCCGGTCATTCAAAAGACCAAAGAGGAACTGGAACAAGAAGAATTGTTACCATTCCAATATGGAATAGATAAGGGAGTGGAAATGATCATGGTAGGTCATCTGGCAGCTCCTGCACTGTCCGGAGGAAAGGAAATTGCTGCCAGCATCTCTAGGGAGATTATCACCGACCTCTTGAAAACAGAAATTGGATTCAAAGGAATAGTGATTTCAGACGCCCTTAATATGAAAGCGGTGGCAGACTTGTTTCCAGAGCCTGGGCAACTGGAATGGGTAGCTTTCCACGCGGGAAACGATATCCTCTGCTTTTCAGACCATGTAAAGGAAGGAATAGATAAAATAGCTAAATTTGCCTCAGAAGCTGAAATAGATGAGGTTTTTCACAAAATCTGGAAGCTGAAAGAAAATTTGGGTGTATTTGGTTTCAAGAAGTTGCAGGTTCCAAAATTCGATTGGGGTCATCATGCTGAGCTACAAACAAGACTTGCCAATGAATATGTTGCGGTAGTCTCCGGGCAATTAGATCCTGCCGAATTGAAAAGGCTTGCAGGAGAAGGTAAACTTTCGCACCAGCATTTTTATGGAAATACAAAGGCAATTTTCTCTAACAATCTTAATGAAAAATACGGCTCAGATATAAGTGAAATTTCACCTGATGAAGCTGAAAAAGTAATTATTTCTCTTTTTGTCCCTTCCCACAAACCACTAAATCAATTCGGTATTGATGCCAAAACTTTGGCTGATATCAAACAACTGGCGCAATCAAAATCTTGTATTCTGGTGCATTTCGGAAATCCTCTGGCATTAACACATTTCGGAAATCTGGAAGATTTTGACGCGGTGATTTGTGGATATCAGCATTTTGAGGAAGCACAGGAAGTGGCAGCAAATCTACTACTAAAATAAGCCCTGCTTCTGGAGAAGCGGCATAGCCATAAATAAATCATTGCGGCCTCTGCGTTTTCCTCTGTGGCCTCAGCGGTTTAAAAAAAAGCCGGCTCCCTTTTGGAAACCGGCTTTACAGAAATCATTGCGCAATTTCAGCGGGGTTAATCAGCTTGAACTACATTCTGACCTCTTGTGTTAGATGCCTTCAATTTCGATTTCAGCCTTTACTAGTACTGCATCTTCTTTGTGATCTTTGATTTTGCCCAATGTTTTCTCTGCAAATCCTTTGAGAGTAAAATTCTC from Algoriphagus sp. NG3 encodes the following:
- a CDS encoding MFS transporter, encoding MSSFSRKSPWLWVPSLYLTEGIPYIVIIAVSVIMYKKLGVSNSDIGLYTSLLYLPWVIKPIWSPVVDLFGTKRKWFLSMQLILSLVFFGVGLTTAGNQFFFITLAFFWMGAFASATNDIASDGMYLIALKPEQQSFFVGLRGTFFRIGMITGQGLIVMIAGYLETSLGDTTKAWSYTMTTVALLMLLLTLINSLTTPNVEEETTRTRTNDAGFGKVFSTFFTKKNIGISLAFVLLYRLGESQLVKMASPFLLEDRQTGGLGLSTSEVGFLYGTIGVIALLLGGILGGIAISRQGLGKWMIPMALSLNLPNLLYIGLAHFQPNNIFFAGTVVVIEQFGYGFGFAAYMIFLIYLAEGLFKTSHYALATGFMAMGMMLPGMASGYIQEWLGYTGFFIWVGVAMIPALAIAASVKYPREFGKKIE
- a CDS encoding glycoside hydrolase family 3 protein yields the protein MNSIQKIAQCFSPAAFIHDTEENYQAIEKMILEQEIGGLTFFHSRHSAAANFEKRAEVLDVSETLEKMIGLINRYQAISKTPLLISIDGEYGLAMRIEKTPHYPFAISLGAMKENVVDLIEETGYKMGVDMKAAGIHLNLAPCCDVNTNPNNPVIGYRSFGTDPLKVAEYAMGMYQGMKKAGIGACLKHFPGHGDTQTDSHLGLPVIQKTKEELEQEELLPFQYGIDKGVEMIMVGHLAAPALSGGKEIAASISREIITDLLKTEIGFKGIVISDALNMKAVADLFPEPGQLEWVAFHAGNDILCFSDHVKEGIDKIAKFASEAEIDEVFHKIWKLKENLGVFGFKKLQVPKFDWGHHAELQTRLANEYVAVVSGQLDPAELKRLAGEGKLSHQHFYGNTKAIFSNNLNEKYGSDISEISPDEAEKVIISLFVPSHKPLNQFGIDAKTLADIKQLAQSKSCILVHFGNPLALTHFGNLEDFDAVICGYQHFEEAQEVAANLLLK